In Bacteroidota bacterium, the genomic window CTGGTCGAACGCGACCTCCCTTATGACCCGGATCGACAGGGAAGGAGATATCTGGTTGAAGGAGAGGAATATCGACCTGATGAAAACGCTGGAGGCCTCCTTTCATCTCCTTATGGACGCTATCCTGACCGGCGAAGGGCGGGCCGAATATGAAGCTCTTTTGGAAGATGAATACGTTAAACATGATAACTTGAGGAATCAATGAAACGCCGATCATTATTAATTGCCGGCCTCGCTGCTTTTTTTTCGTTGACGGCGGGGGCGAAGCAAAAACTTGTATTGTCAATCGACGACGCAATTCGCATAGGACTCCAGAACAGCAAGGCTCTTCATAGCTCTCAATTCAAGCTCGATGCGGCGGCTGCAAAAGCGAGCGAGACAAATACTCTGGCGCTTCCATCGCTGAAATTCAACGGGGTGTACACCCGGCTCAGCGAAGTTCCGCCGGAAGCGGTGGATCTACCGGCAAATTCATTCGCCCCCGGTTTCCCCCCGACCGATCTTTCGCTGACGCTGTCGCCGACGATCCTGGACAACTATTCTCTGCGCGCAACACTCGCACAGCCCCTCTTCACCGGGAAAAAAATTTCCGGAGCGATCGAAGCGGCAGATTATTCAGCCCGCGCAACGGAGCAGGATCTCCGCAAAGATAAAGCCGACATCACCTACGGAATCCAGGAAGCATACTGGGTCTTGTACCAGGCGATCGAGGCAAAGCGCTTCGTGGATGAAAATGTCGATCAAGTACGGATTCACGAGACCGACGCAGACAACCTGCTAAGGCAGGGCTTACTCACCAAAAATGACCTGATGAAAGTTCAGGTGCAAATGTCCGACGCTCTGGTCCGGCAGATCGACGCTGAGGACGCAGTGCAGCTGGCGATGTATTCGCTCAACAATACGCTCGGCCTTCCGCTCCAGACGCAGATCGAGCTCTCGTCCGCCATTCGGGTCAACGACCGGTCATGGGATGCGGTGGACTCGCTGATCAAGTCCGCCATGGACAGACGCCCGGAAGTTCTGGGAATGGATGCGCGCGTCAAAGCGGGGGAAGCTGGCCTTGAATCGGCGCGGGGCTCGTGGTGGCCTCAAATCTATTTGGTCGGGAATTACAGCTACCTCAACCCCAACACGCGCTATTTCCCCGTCGTAGAACAATTCAAGGGAACCTGGGATCTTTCCGTTTCTTTGTCGTATGACATCTGGAACTGGTGGCAGACCGGCTATCAGACTGCACAGGCGCAGGCACAGCTGGCGCAGGCGCAAGAGGGGCTTTCGATCGTTCGGGACGGCGTGACGCTTGAAGTGACCCAATGCTATCTCTCAATAGAGAAGGCAAAGGAACGGAAGGCGGTCTCGGAGCAGGGGGTCGCACAGGCGGAAGAGAATTACAGGATCATGACTGGCAAATACAAACAAGGCCTTGCGGTGAACTCGGACCTTCGCGATGCTGAGGTTGAGCTCCTTCAGGCAAAATTGAATCTAACTCAATCGTTGGTCAACTATCAACTAGCGATTGCCCGTCTCACGAGGGCGATCGGCGAATAGCATGGAACAATACTGAAGAGGAAATTACTCATGAGTACAAGGAATCGATTATTACTGATAGGCATCGTCGTCGTGGTGATTCTGATTGCGCTGATTGCAAGGAACAAGGCCGCGCTGAATTCGGAAACCGGCGGCGAATCCATCGAGACGGCAACCTCTGTCTCGGTGGTTCCGGTTCAAAAAGAGGCCCTCAACGAAAAAATCTCCGCCGTCGGAACGCTCAATGCCATCAACGACGTGGTGGTCCTGTCGGAAACCCAGGGACGGATCCTCAAAGTGGATTGCGAAGTAGGAGACTATAAAACGGCCGGTTCAGTTCTCGTCGAAGTTGACAGCGAGCTTAAGGAAGCGGCTTTCAAAATGGC contains:
- a CDS encoding TolC family protein; this translates as MKRRSLLIAGLAAFFSLTAGAKQKLVLSIDDAIRIGLQNSKALHSSQFKLDAAAAKASETNTLALPSLKFNGVYTRLSEVPPEAVDLPANSFAPGFPPTDLSLTLSPTILDNYSLRATLAQPLFTGKKISGAIEAADYSARATEQDLRKDKADITYGIQEAYWVLYQAIEAKRFVDENVDQVRIHETDADNLLRQGLLTKNDLMKVQVQMSDALVRQIDAEDAVQLAMYSLNNTLGLPLQTQIELSSAIRVNDRSWDAVDSLIKSAMDRRPEVLGMDARVKAGEAGLESARGSWWPQIYLVGNYSYLNPNTRYFPVVEQFKGTWDLSVSLSYDIWNWWQTGYQTAQAQAQLAQAQEGLSIVRDGVTLEVTQCYLSIEKAKERKAVSEQGVAQAEENYRIMTGKYKQGLAVNSDLRDAEVELLQAKLNLTQSLVNYQLAIARLTRAIGE